GTCCAGCCGCCCGAACGGGTCGTAGTTGTAACTGATGGAAGCGCCCGATATGGACGCGCTCTGCAGACGGTTGCGGTCGTAGGTGAACGCCGTCGGCGTGCCCCTGACCGTCTGGCTGATGACGTTGGCGTTGTCGTCGTGGACGTACGTTTCCGTGCCAGCGCCGTTGCCCGTCTTGACCGCCTGGGAGATCCGGTCGACCGGGTCGTAGGTGTAGTCCGTCGTGGAATCGAGGTACGCCGCGTGGTTGTCGGCGTTCATCTTCTTCGCGACGTCCTGCGCCTTGTTGCCGTTGGCGTCATAGGCGTAGGTGTGCGACGCGACGAGCGTGCCGGTTGCCTTCTTCTCGGTGGTGCTCTTCAGCGCACCGTCGAGGAAGTAGGTGTAGTCGACCGTGTTGCCGTTGCCCTTGGTCTCCTTGAGCTTCTGGCTGCGGTCGGTATAGGTGAAGCTGGTGACCTTGGGCGAGGCGTCGGTGGCCGACTTGCCGACCGAGACGGACTTTGTCAACTCCCTGATGTCGTAGGTGTACTTGGAGTACTGATCAGGGTGGGTGACGGTGTCCGGCTGGCTGTTGGCATCGTAGGTGTAGGAAGTGGTCTCCTTGTCCTGACCCGCCAGTGCCTCGGTGACCTTGGCGACCTCGTTGAGACCGGTGTAGGCGACCGTGTAGGCGTCGATCTTGGCTCCGGCCGACGTGTCGCCGATCGAGGTCAAGTTGCCGTTGGCGTCGTAGACGTAGGAGAAGTTGTGCTTCTCCGTATCGCTGTCGCCGGAGTTGTCCCGGACCAGCTTCACACCGTCGGCGACTACCGCACCCCCGCTGTTCTGGAACAGTTGGAGCTTGGCCGCATTGCCCTGCTTGAGGCTGTACGAACCGAGCGAGATCCAGTTACCCGTATTGGCGTTCTGGTCGAGCGTCTTGTCGGTCGTCGCCCCGACGGAGTCGGTGACGGTGTACTTTGCCGCCGTGGCCGCGCCCGTCACCTGCGGGAACTTCACATACGCGGTGTAGGTGCCGTCCTTGGGGATGTTCAGGGTCCATGTGAATGCATCGGTGCCGGTGCCGGCGGCGTGGACCTGGTGGTCGTAGCCCTGTTGCCCGGTGACGCTTCCCTTGGTCCAGGTGCCCGTGGCGGACGTGTTCTGGCTATCCGAGTTGTCGACCAGCGCGACCGCGCTGCCGACCGGAACCCCATCGTCCGACTTGGACTTCAGCTTTCCGTCCGGGAAGTATGTCCAGCTCATGGTGCGGCTGGACGAGCCACCCGCCGACGTGAGCGTCCGAGCGGTCTGCTTGCCCAGCGCGTCGTAATCGTATGCCGTGACAATGTCCCACGGGTCCGTCGACGACTTGGTCCAGCCGTTGTCGAAGTACGAGTACGTGGTGTCGTTGCGGACCGTCTGGCCCTCCGACGGCGGCAGCGAGGACTTGGCGACGCGGCCGACCGCGTCGTACATGGTCTCGCTGTAGACCCGCTTGTTGTAGCGGGCGTCCGCCGGGTCGTACGGCAGGTACTCCTTCGACGGACGGTTCAGCGCGTCGTACGTCGTCTCCGAGGTGAAGTCGTCGGCCGCGGCCGTGTTCACTCCTCGAGGAGTGATGACCTTGGTCGTGTTGCCGACCTGGTCGTACTCGTACTTCTTCGTCCGGTACGTGATGGTCGAGGTTCCGTCGTGCGGGACCCTGGACTCGATCTTCTTGCCACGCTCGTCATAGGTGTGGAACGTGGTGTTGTTCTCCGGGTCCGTGGTGGAGACGACCAGAGAGTCCTTGTCGTAGGACTTCTTGGTGGTCTTGCCCGCGGCGTCGGTGACGACTGTCGGCCGGTGGTTCAGGTCGTAGTCGGTTTTGGTGGTGAAGTCGTTCGGGTCGGCGCTCGCGTTCTTCTTCGGGTCGGCGACCGTCGTGACATTGCCCACGTTGTCGTAGGCGTACGAGAGCGTGTCACCGGCGGCGTCGACGACCGACGTCAGCTGGTAGATCTCGTCGTAGTAGTTGCTGGTCTTGAAGTCGTTGGCGTTCGCTGTGGTCAGTGTGCCCTTCGGCTCCGTTGTGGACTTGACGTTGCCGACCTTGTCGTACGTGTAGAGCGTCTTCCGCTCCTCGGACGACGTGGTGTCCTTCGGGTCGATCGTGGCCGTGACCCGGTCGGCCGCGTCGTACTCCGCCGTGTACACGGCGCTGTTGGTCGCACTGGACTGGGTGACATTGTCATTGGCGTCGTAGACCGGGGCCGGGGTGGTGATGAGCACGCCGGCGTTCTGGTCCTTGGGCACCGTCTTGACCAACGGACGTCCGAACGTGTCGTACGTCTGCGTGGTCTTCTTGCTCAGCGCGTCGGTGACCTGAGTGACCTGTCCGCGCTCGTCATAGACGTACGCGGTTGCCTTGTTCAGCGCATCGGTGATCGTCGAGGGGTAGCCGGTGGGACCGAAGTTGCTGTTGGTCGTCGGATTGCCGTTGGCGTCGGTCGCCTTGGTCAGCTCACCGTAAGCGTCGTACTCATAAGCGGTGGTGTAGTCCCCGGCCGTCGGGGTTGCGACACCCTTGGGGTCGGTGACCGTCTTCAGGTTGCCGAAGCTGTCATATCCGAACTGCCAGGTACGGCCCTCGGGTGACGTCTTCTTGAAGAGGTCGGCGGAGTATCCGTCCAGACGGGTCTGGTACTCGTACTTCTGCGCGTTGGCCGGGTACGTGCCCGGGGCGCAGTCCGAGGACGGCGGGACGCCGGCCTTGTTGTTCTCCGCGTCGCGCTGCCAGAGCGGGTAGCCGGTCTTCTGGTCGTAGCAGTACGCGGTCTTGGCACCGTTGGCCTCTTCGAGGTAGGTGACGTTGTTGTCCGCGTCCCACGACAGCTTGGTCTTCTGGGACCTGGCATTGGTGACCTGGACCGGGCGGGCGAAGTCGTCCGTCACGTAGGTCGACGCGTGGTTCTCGGCGTCGGTGACCGTGGTGTCGGTGAACTCAGCGTTGCCCGCGTCGGCGGCGTAGGCGAAGCCCGTGGTGCCCTGAAGGCGATCGGTGATCGTCTTCGTCCACCAGTGGTACTTCGGGTCGTCACCTGTCTGCGGAGCGTAGTACGCCATGTTGGTGGCGTTGCCGCGCGGGTCGGTGATCTTGACCAGCTTGACGTTCTTGTTCCCTTGCGTGGCGTCGTAGGTGAACTTGAACACCTTGGGCTGAGCGGAGCCGTCACCGTCGGTGAACTGCCCCAGCAGGCCCTTGTCCGTGTAGTAGAAGGAGATCTTCCGGCCCGAGATGTCCGTCATGGACTTCACGTGGTCGTAGATCTTCGAGTTGGTCAGGTTGGTGCCGGAGACTTTGGCGCCGGTGGCGTCGATGTAGTCGTAGGACGCGTCACCCTTGTTGAAGTAGGTCACGGTAAGCGACTGACGCCCGGCCGGGTCGGTGATGTACTTGAGGAACTTGGTCGGCTTGTTGTTGGACTTGCGTTCCTCATAGGTGAACGACTGGGTGTTGCCGTTCTGGTCGATGATCGACGTGAGGTAGCCGTCGCATCCGTACAGGAAGCGCGTCCCGTCCGGACGGGTCATGGTCCAGGCGTCCGGGACCGGGTCCTTCGAGGGCTTGCAGTCCAGACCCGCCTTGGCGGCCAGCTTGTAGTGCACACCGGCCGGCGCCTTCCACACCGAGTTGGCGCTGTCCCAGCGGAAGATGTGGGTGGTGCCGTCGCCGTCCGGGAGCTTGACCTCGGTCGGGTTCGGGTTCGGGTGGAAGTCCAGGGGCGCGCCCAGCCGGATCGGACCGGAGCCCTGACCGGACCAGCCCGCACCCAGCACGGTGTCGCTCGTGTCCAGCGAGTTGTACGCGAACCTCGCGAAGGTGTTCACCCCTCGACCCGGGTTGTTGAACGCGTTGTACGACCAGACGCTGTTGCCGGACGCCAGGTTGTTCATCATCGTCGAACCGGCGCCCGTGTTCTGGCCGGTGTACGTGTAGAACTTCTCCAGGCCGAGCGTGTTGGAGGTCGGGTCCTCCACCGCGACGTTCTGCTTCAGCGACGGAATGGCGCCCGTGCCGGCCGACAGCCAGCTGCCGTCCGAGATCTTGCGGACGTCCCAACCCAGTACGTACTCGGTGCGCTTGGAGCCGTTGTCCGAGTTGATGGGGGTCTTGACCTGCGCCTGGATGGTCGCGGACTTGCCCGGCAGCAGCGCCGGGATGGCCGTCGACAGCTGGTTGCCGCCGTTGGTCATGTCCGTGCCGTCGGGCAGCTTCCAGGTGTACGACAGCTGCCGCTCACCCGCGGCCCACGCGGTCGCGGTGGTGTTGGTGACCGTGAAGTCCACCGTGTACTGGGAGTTCGGGGTCATCCGGGCCGGCGTCTGCGGCGCGTAGTACGTGTCCTCGGTCGTCGAGTCGACGTAGATGACCTGCATGTACGGGCGCAGCTGCGGGTCGGAGGCCTCCGACGACAGGAACAGAGTGCGCTCCTGCGGACCGGTGGTCGTCTCGTCCTTCAGCTTGACGGCCACGCCCTTGTTGTTGGCGGGCGTGGTCACCCAGGACTGCATCAGGCCGGTGGCGTCCCACCAGTGGCGGCCGACCTCGTCCGTGATCTGCGGGACGGTGTCCGAGACGGTGGCGGACATGTCGCCGCCCGCCGTCGTCCACGCGGTGGTGGAAGTGGCGTTGTTCCAGGTGGCCTGGGTTTCGGTGAAGTCCCGCGTCAGCGCGTGGAGTTCGTAGATCGCACCATTGGTGGTGCTGGTCGTCTCCGCCCCCCACATGTACATCTTGTTCTCCAGCACCGTCGCAGTGGACGGAATGCCGGTAGTGGGGAACTTCAGCACCGCACGCGTCTTGCCGTACGTGGTGGAGTTGTTGCCGACGCTCAGCCACGTCTGACCCACGCCGAAGGACTGGATCGCGTCCTGGTTCGTCGTCGGCTGCTGCGAGGACAGCGTGGTGTCCGTCTGACCCGCCTGGATGATCTTCATCGTCCGGCCGGCCTTCGGGATGCCCACCACCCGGGTCGGCGACCCGAGCAGCTCACCGCCCTTGGTCTTGACCGCCAGCTGGTAGAAGTACGACTTGCCGATCTCCGAGGAGCTGGAGTCCGGGGTCGGCACCGCGGTGGTGTCCGTGTACGTGGTCGCGGTCGCGGGGATCGGCGCGATCAGCGTCGCCGCCGACGGCGTGAAGACCTGCTGCGTGGAGCGGTGCAGCTGGTACTCGACGATGTCGTCGTTCGCCGCGCCACCCGTGTTGACGTATGCCGGCCAGGACAGCTCCGGGCCCGTGCCGTGCACTACGGTCGGGGAGTCCAGCGCTGTGCCGACCTTGCCGTAGGTGACCGTCAGGCGCGGAATGGTCGAGGTCTCGCCGCCGTAGGTGTTGCCGTCGCCCGCCTCGTAGCGCGGGCCACCGGTCGGCGCAGTGCCTGACTCATCGATGGCCTTCAGCACGAACCCGTAGTTCGGGGCGGTGCCGGACACCCACTTCTGGACGGTGTCGGCGACCGGGAAGTCGTGCCACAGGTTGTACTTGCCGATGGGCTTCACGATCTGGGCCGGGTTCACCAGCCGGACCGAGTCCGCCAGGGTGCGCGTGGTCGAACTGCCGGTGTCACCCAGCACGATCTTGCCCGCGTTGCCCTTGGCGAAGCTGTACTCGGCGGCGTCCAGGGTCTTCCAGACCCCGCCGGTCCCGGTCTGGTTGACCGTGTAGTTCTTGGTGCCACCGTTGTACGTGACGGTGTACGGGGCTGCCGTGGCCGCGTCGGAGGCCGCCGGGTAGTGCACATCCACCCGGTAGGAGTCGGTCTCCGGGACCTGCGGCTGCCAGGTGTACTTCTCGCCCGTCAGCGCGTTCTTGTTGTAGGCGAAATCGTCATTGGTCGCAGCCCCACCGGTGGTGGTGCCTCCCGGCCACTCGCCGACCGCCGCCGTGCCGGTGTCCCCGTCGTCCTGCTGGACGGTGGTGCCGGACAGCTCACCCACCAGCGCACTGGTGTTGGACCAAGTCGCGCCCGACTCGGTCCACGCACCAGTCGCCCGGTGCGCCTCGATGGTCACCGCGTTGCCGTTGGTGGTGTGCGACTGGTCGTAGTACATCGACAGCCGCGCGGCATCGACCTTGACGCCCGCCGGGATCTCACTCAGCGGGAACTGGATCAGTGAGCGGGCGATGCCCGTGTCCGTCTTGCCGGCCGACAGCTTCCACGTGGTGTTGAAGTTCACCGACGGCTGGTCGGACAGGACCATCGTGTCCTGCGAGGTCGTCGGCGACGGCGCGATGGTGATGGTCGGGTCGATGACGACCGGGTACTGACGCTCCTTCGCCGCGAGCCACTTGGCGTCCGGCGTGAGCGTCAGCTTCCAGTTCTTCCCGTCCCGGGTGAGCTTCTGAGAAACCTTGGTGGAGTACGTACCACCGGTGGGTGAAAGGGGCGTCTTCTTGGCGTCCGTCATGTACGGCGCCGGGATCACCATCACCGGAGTGTTCGGGAGCTCACCGAACAGCGCGACGGAACCGTCCTTGCGAGCCTTCGGCGTCAGGCCGTCGGTGTTCAGCGTGAAGGTGTACGAAACCGGGCCGGCCGGAGCCGCCTCCAGAACGATGTTCTCCTTGACCTGTCCCCGGCCCACCACGTACTGCAGATCCGCGCCGGAAACAGCGTCCTTGTACGTGACGGTCTCGCCCTTGGCCTGCGGCTTCAGCGACTTGCCGGCACCCTTCAGACCCATCGTGACCGAGCGGCCGTTCGGCGCCCCGAAACGCAGCAGCTTCTCGGCGTCGGAGCCGAACCAGCTCTCGCCCGTGTTCGCCGTGTTGGCGAAGTCGAAACCCTTCGCCATCGTCGGCCTGAGCTCCGTGTCAATGGGCTTCCAGGACTTCCCGGACTTGTACGAGACCGGAACAGCCGACAGCTCCGCCTCCACCCGGCCGTCCGACATCTGCCAGAACCGCGCCTGCGGCGTGCGCCGTTCGGTCAGCTCCTTGACCCGCTTCGCCTTCGGAAGCTTCTTGCCCTTCGGCAGCTTCTCGCGGCTCGGTATCTCGAGCTTCCCGCCGACGGGCGGCTTGCCGGCCTCTTCGTCGTCGTCCGAGAACCAGCCCTTGACGGTATCGACGATCCCCTTGCCGTCGTCATTCGACGACGACGCCGGGGCCGCATAAGCGACCTGCGGCAGCAGCGTTCCCGCCACCGCCGAGACCACCAGACAGGAGATATATCTCCTGTACGGAACTTTCACCTCAATGCCCTTTCGCATCGGCGGGCCAATTCGCCGCATGCGAAACAGGCACGCCGAATGAGCCGACCCGGAGGTTTCCGGTCGGCGTGACTCATGGCTCCACAGCCGAGAACTGGCAGTTCACGGCTGTGGCGGCGTGTTTCTAATCGCTTGGGTGACGCCCAGTCAACCCCCGGGACATTCAGGACAGTTGACCCCTGAAAAGAGGGTCGATTCGCCCGTTTCTTCCACTCACTCGCGCCCGACGGGCCGCGTCGTGTATAAACGCCCGGTTCCGAGTCAGTCAATTCACCGAAAGCCGGTCCCTCATGCCGTCCATGGAATCACCTGAATCCGTCGAACCCGCTGAATCCGCCGTATCCACTGCGTCCGCTGAATCAACTGAACCGGCGAGCCCGGCAGACGCCGACAAGGGCGGGCGCCCCGACCGGCGCGGCCTGGCCATCGCCGCCGTGGCGCTGCTCGCCTGTGGCGGGCTCATCGGGTACGGCTTCCTCAACACCGACGAGAAGCCCAAGCCGCGCGCCGTCCCGACCGCCGAGGTGACCTACGAGGTGACCGGAAAGGGCACGGCCGAACTCTCGTACCTCGCGCGCAGCGAGTCGGGCAAGGCGACCGTGGAGAAGCGCGTTGTGCTGCCCTGGAAGAAGACGGTCCAGGTACCGCTCGGCAAGGCGCCGACCATCGGTCTTGTCCTGGACGAGAAGGGCGGCCAGGCCAGTTGCTCACTCGCCATCCGCGGCAAGCACGTACAGCTCGCCACCGCGTTCGGCAGCTACGGGCGAGCCACCTGCACCGGAGAACTGCCCGCCGGCCGGCACTGAACCCGGGGCTCGCCCTCCAACCCCCGTGCGCTCAGCGCTTGACGCGCGCCCGTCGCGAGACGACCGCGCGCAGCACGCGCTGCCCCTCGATCGACACATCCAGCGCCTGGCGCAGCCCGACGCCGCCCTGTGCGTCGGCCAGGATTTCCAGGATCTGGATCTGGCGGCGCAGCTCACCGGCGACGAGCGGGCCCGCCCCGTCCGGCTCTCCCTCACGGCAGCGCTTGAGCACGTCGACGACATCGGCCGCCGCGGGCTCGTCGGCGCCCGAGCCCACGTCGAAGCGGTTGTGGAGTTCGAGCGCGGCGACGGAGCAGTCGTCCGCCCATTCCCGCAGCGGGTCCACTTCCCACTCCGAAGGCGCGGCGCCGAGCATCTGACGTACGAGGGCCGCGGTTTCGTCCTCGACGGCGGCGTCCTCCATGGTGGCTCTGGCCTCGGCGAGCCGTTCCGACCAGTCCTCCTCGCCTTCCACCAGGCCCGCCCACAGCGGACGCAGCGCATCGGCCTCGGACGCGAGCAGGGGCAGGCAGCGGTCCAGGCAGGCGAGCCCGCTCGCGGCCAGGCCTCGCTCATCCGCCTGTGCGATCAGTTGCCTCAGGCTCTTCGACGCCACGGACGCCTCCCATCGCGGACGCAGTACTTCCTCTTACTGCGCCCCGTGGCTCGAATGCGTCACTCCGCCGGCCGGGAATCCCCATTCTTTCCAGGAATCGGAAGAAAGGTCCCCCGGTACAGCCGCGGGCCGCTTGGCGAAAAAGTACTCCTTCCGGCACCCCGGCCGCCACAGTCTTGGCGATCTGATCCGAAACACATTCGCAAGCCGATCACGCACATATGCGCCACAACTCTGTTACATTCTGGCCACCTGGAACTCGGCCTGCAGAGCGCCCTGTTGGGACCGCCGCGACCCAAGACTGGTGTGGGCCCGCGCACCCCCGGGCGGGCCCACACCGCGGCGTCCTTCAAGGCCGCCTGCTCCTCCCTGTGCACCGCCTTGACGTTCCGCATGCGCGTCAGCCTGCGGACGACGAGTATCGCCAGCAGCACGGCCACGATGTCGAGGATTCCCGCGAGGACGAAGGCGTCCGCGCCCGCTTTGCAGGCGTCCGGAGTGTCCAGCCGAGTCGTACTGGCTGCCCGCGACCGACTGCACACTCGCCATCCGTGGCAAACACGCACAAAGCGCTACAGTCTCGGGTGCGTTCGGCCGCGCCACGTGTACGGGGGAAGTGCCCGCCACGCCGCGACCCCCACCGTGACCTCGATCACAAACGCTGGCCCGTGTGACGTTTCGGCACCCGCGGGCGCTGGGTGAAGCAGGCCGCCGATGTGACAAGTGAGCCGTAAGTGAATTGAACTCTCCTGAGGGGTGGGGCATTTGAGCCCGCGCAAGTCGCATGCCTACCGACCGTTGAGCATGAAACGAAGAGCATGGCTGACGCTCGGTGCCGTCGTCCTGGGTGGTGCGGGTGTGGTCACGGTGGCCACGGCCAATCCGTCCCATACACCGGAGCCGCCGCGGCAGAATGAGCGAGCCGCCAAGCTGCGCTCGATCGCGCTCGCCAAGGGCACGGCCACCGACCGGGAGCTGCCGTCGACCACCACCGAGCCGTTCTCGCTGATCGGTATCGGCTGGGACAACGCCTCCGTCAAGCCCGAGGGCCTCGCGCAGGTGCGTACGCGCAGCGTGGAGACCGGCAAGTGGAGCGGCTGGCAGACGCTGGAGCTGAACTCGGAGGATGCCCCTGACGGTTCCGAGGCCGCTGGGGGGCGTGGCGCCTCCGAGCCACTGTGGGTGGGTCCGTCCACTGCCGTGCAGGTACGGGTGGACGGGAACAAGACCCTGCCCAAGGGTCTGAAGCTGCACATGGTCGACCCCGGAGTGAGCAAGGCCGAGGCGAAGAACCCCGCCGCGCCGGCGGCGATGCTGAGCACGCCCGCCCCCGCCATGGACAACGCGGCGTTCGCGGTGGAGGGGTCCCCCTCCGCCACCGCGTCGGACACCGGCATCCCCATGGTGTCGGCGTCCCCGACGGACACCGCCACGGCCACCGAGACCGCGACGCCGGCGGACACGGCCACGCCCACCGACACCGCGTCGCCGACCCCGACGGACAGCGTCACGCCGACGCCCACCGCCACCAAGCCGGTTCCGCTGCCGTCGACGGTCAGGCAGCCGCCCATCATCAGCCGCGCCCAGTGGGGTGCCGACGAGTCGATGGTCGACGACCCGGCCGAGTACATCGAGAAGATCCAGGCGGTCTTCATCCACCACACCGTCGGCTCGAACAACTACAGCTGCGCCGAGTCGGCCGCCCTGGTCCGCGGCATCATGACGTACCACATCCAGTCCGAGGGCTGGAACGACCTGGGCTACAACTTCCTGGTCGACAAGTGCGGCCAGATCTTCGAGGGCCGCGGCGGCGGCATCGACCTGCCCGTCAAGGGCGCCCACACCTACGGCTTCAACAGCTACTCCACCGCCATCTCCTTCCTCGGTGACTTCGAGGGCGACCCCGCGACCGGAAAGCCGGCCGGAAAGCCGACGAAGGCCGCGCTGCAGGCGGCGGCCCGGGTGGC
This window of the Streptomyces sp. SLBN-118 genome carries:
- a CDS encoding DNRLRE domain-containing protein; protein product: MRKGIEVKVPYRRYISCLVVSAVAGTLLPQVAYAAPASSSNDDGKGIVDTVKGWFSDDDEEAGKPPVGGKLEIPSREKLPKGKKLPKAKRVKELTERRTPQARFWQMSDGRVEAELSAVPVSYKSGKSWKPIDTELRPTMAKGFDFANTANTGESWFGSDAEKLLRFGAPNGRSVTMGLKGAGKSLKPQAKGETVTYKDAVSGADLQYVVGRGQVKENIVLEAAPAGPVSYTFTLNTDGLTPKARKDGSVALFGELPNTPVMVIPAPYMTDAKKTPLSPTGGTYSTKVSQKLTRDGKNWKLTLTPDAKWLAAKERQYPVVIDPTITIAPSPTTSQDTMVLSDQPSVNFNTTWKLSAGKTDTGIARSLIQFPLSEIPAGVKVDAARLSMYYDQSHTTNGNAVTIEAHRATGAWTESGATWSNTSALVGELSGTTVQQDDGDTGTAAVGEWPGGTTTGGAATNDDFAYNKNALTGEKYTWQPQVPETDSYRVDVHYPAASDAATAAPYTVTYNGGTKNYTVNQTGTGGVWKTLDAAEYSFAKGNAGKIVLGDTGSSTTRTLADSVRLVNPAQIVKPIGKYNLWHDFPVADTVQKWVSGTAPNYGFVLKAIDESGTAPTGGPRYEAGDGNTYGGETSTIPRLTVTYGKVGTALDSPTVVHGTGPELSWPAYVNTGGAANDDIVEYQLHRSTQQVFTPSAATLIAPIPATATTYTDTTAVPTPDSSSSEIGKSYFYQLAVKTKGGELLGSPTRVVGIPKAGRTMKIIQAGQTDTTLSSQQPTTNQDAIQSFGVGQTWLSVGNNSTTYGKTRAVLKFPTTGIPSTATVLENKMYMWGAETTSTTNGAIYELHALTRDFTETQATWNNATSTTAWTTAGGDMSATVSDTVPQITDEVGRHWWDATGLMQSWVTTPANNKGVAVKLKDETTTGPQERTLFLSSEASDPQLRPYMQVIYVDSTTEDTYYAPQTPARMTPNSQYTVDFTVTNTTATAWAAGERQLSYTWKLPDGTDMTNGGNQLSTAIPALLPGKSATIQAQVKTPINSDNGSKRTEYVLGWDVRKISDGSWLSAGTGAIPSLKQNVAVEDPTSNTLGLEKFYTYTGQNTGAGSTMMNNLASGNSVWSYNAFNNPGRGVNTFARFAYNSLDTSDTVLGAGWSGQGSGPIRLGAPLDFHPNPNPTEVKLPDGDGTTHIFRWDSANSVWKAPAGVHYKLAAKAGLDCKPSKDPVPDAWTMTRPDGTRFLYGCDGYLTSIIDQNGNTQSFTYEERKSNNKPTKFLKYITDPAGRQSLTVTYFNKGDASYDYIDATGAKVSGTNLTNSKIYDHVKSMTDISGRKISFYYTDKGLLGQFTDGDGSAQPKVFKFTYDATQGNKNVKLVKITDPRGNATNMAYYAPQTGDDPKYHWWTKTITDRLQGTTGFAYAADAGNAEFTDTTVTDAENHASTYVTDDFARPVQVTNARSQKTKLSWDADNNVTYLEEANGAKTAYCYDQKTGYPLWQRDAENNKAGVPPSSDCAPGTYPANAQKYEYQTRLDGYSADLFKKTSPEGRTWQFGYDSFGNLKTVTDPKGVATPTAGDYTTAYEYDAYGELTKATDANGNPTTNSNFGPTGYPSTITDALNKATAYVYDERGQVTQVTDALSKKTTQTYDTFGRPLVKTVPKDQNAGVLITTPAPVYDANDNVTQSSATNSAVYTAEYDAADRVTATIDPKDTTSSEERKTLYTYDKVGNVKSTTEPKGTLTTANANDFKTSNYYDEIYQLTSVVDAAGDTLSYAYDNVGNVTTVADPKKNASADPNDFTTKTDYDLNHRPTVVTDAAGKTTKKSYDKDSLVVSTTDPENNTTFHTYDERGKKIESRVPHDGTSTITYRTKKYEYDQVGNTTKVITPRGVNTAAADDFTSETTYDALNRPSKEYLPYDPADARYNKRVYSETMYDAVGRVAKSSLPPSEGQTVRNDTTYSYFDNGWTKSSTDPWDIVTAYDYDALGKQTARTLTSAGGSSSRTMSWTYFPDGKLKSKSDDGVPVGSAVALVDNSDSQNTSATGTWTKGSVTGQQGYDHQVHAAGTGTDAFTWTLNIPKDGTYTAYVKFPQVTGAATAAKYTVTDSVGATTDKTLDQNANTGNWISLGSYSLKQGNAAKLQLFQNSGGAVVADGVKLVRDNSGDSDTEKHNFSYVYDANGNLTSIGDTSAGAKIDAYTVAYTGLNEVAKVTEALAGQDKETTSYTYDANSQPDTVTHPDQYSKYTYDIRELTKSVSVGKSATDASPKVTSFTYTDRSQKLKETKGNGNTVDYTYFLDGALKSTTEKKATGTLVASHTYAYDANGNKAQDVAKKMNADNHAAYLDSTTDYTYDPVDRISQAVKTGNGAGTETYVHDDNANVISQTVRGTPTAFTYDRNRLQSASISGASISYNYDPFGRLDTATSGTSVVERNVYDGFDHVVEHTALNSTTKYTFDPLDRTQSMTVGGKTTDYTYLGLGNEVLAEEVAGQLTKSYQYSPWGQRLSQITHKSDGTEEDGYYGYDSHSDVDTVTTKDGDTKATYGYTAYGSDDDSEFTGVDKPDPADPTKEAYNPYRFNAKRWDANSGTYDMGFRDYDPGLNRFTTRDMYNGALADMNLSSDALTGNRYAFAGGNPISRIELDGHGWCDWCSDAADATGDWLSENADTIGDIGGDLGSMLLGAGGMIGGGAAMILGGAECIALGIETLGLGCVLGGATAVAGFGLMAESAMAFANSAGDLGKDLGNLRSTEEGSSSGSAKDPGAQNPDVTWKTEEYDGWQHTMDRHRIGGKEYDAEEKGAFIGKERKIKQWIQDVVKNNPAKNNTDGRDGYVYEGRVNAGVDGVGILSNKQSQGLGTNRAYGIRVILNPDGSLRTAHPIP